In Cyprinus carpio isolate SPL01 chromosome B7, ASM1834038v1, whole genome shotgun sequence, a genomic segment contains:
- the LOC109094309 gene encoding phosphorylase b kinase regulatory subunit alpha, skeletal muscle isoform-like isoform X1, with amino-acid sequence MRSRSNSGVKLDNYARIVNLTILRHQDPVTGLLPASKEQPDAWVRDNVYSILSVWALSLAYRKNADRDEDKAKAYELEQSVVKLMRGILQCIMRQLDKVEKFKYSKSTLDSLHAKYNTKTCATVVGDSEWGHLQLDATSVYLLFLAQMTASGLHIVYTQDEVDVVQNLLFYIESAYKVADYGMWERGDKTNQGIPELNASSIGMAKAALEALDDLNLFGAKGGPDSVVHILADDIQHCQSILSSMLPRASTSKEVDAGLLSIISYPAFAVEDMELVNITKEEIISKLQGRYGCCRFLRDGHKTPKEDPNRLYYESAELKLFENIECEWPLFWTYLILDGIFNNSPEQVQEYREALEGIMIKQKDGIRLLPELYSVPPDKVDEEYVNPHTVERIPMGKCPLKWGQSLYVLGNLLAEGFLAPGEIDPLNRRFSTIPKPDVVVQVSILAENEDIKALLQKNGIDVETVADIHPIRVQPSRVLSHIYARLGRNERLGLTGRPYRRIGVLGTSKLYIVRNTIFSFTPQFIDHQQFYLALDNKMIVEMLRTDLSYLSSRWRMTGRPTVTFPISQTMLNHEHTDLDPAVLATLKKLQDGYFGGARIQTGKLSEFLTTSCCAHLSFLDSGKTRSNRGSDEDDDVKDGCFRGAVHDLSFSDDTDDLAQYLDQLLTAAVPQRGLRVEAQAKGLIRFKAAATKTCEMVSLMNKAKELQIHNVNMYLPNKLFHSPQPAFNLKDFPGQHRSHSPEVLVSSECNLPRDTHGGIDYSGLVQALKDTQSLHDQADILYILFKDKGMDWDTQLHGKVTTVKSLLVELYEKAGDLRCWDLIRMISGVLCKKVEELDWACSDLLAHQKHLTVGLPPEPREKTITAPLPPDQLALLIDQASENNITVAILTQEIIVYLAMIIRTQPSLFSEMFRLRIGLIIQVMATELAQSLNCSGEEATESLMKLSPSELKNLLHNILSGKEFGVERSVRSVEPGASPVISIHEVGNVGATKSERAGISKLKSDMKMLEERRLSWSIQSKTFSGQSFDTEHMESERCPMPSIDALDSSISVGASRDSRQGQWLRRRRLDGALNRVPVGFYQKVWKILQKCHGLSIEGFVLPSSTTREMTPGEIKFAVHVEMVLNRVPQPEYRQLLVEGILVLTMLADVDIQSVGSIIHIEKIVHIANDMFYKDQKDLGAEDSILEKDLSTGICRLLYDTAPSGRFGSMTYLTKAVAIYVQDFLPSGACTVQ; translated from the exons ATGAGGAGTCGCAGCAATTCTGGAGTTAAACTTGACAACTACGCGCGGATCGTTAATCTGACTATTCTGCGTCACCAA GACCCAGTGACAGGTCTGTTACCAGCAAGCAAAGAGCAGCCTGATGCCTGGGTGAGGGACAATGTCTACAGCATCCTGTCTGTCTGGGCTCTCAGTTTGGCTTACAGGAAGAACGCAGACCGTGATGAAGACAAGGCTAAAGCCTATGAGCTTGAGCAG AGTGTGGTGAAGTTAATGAGGGGAATTCTTCAGTGCATCATGCGACAG CTGGACAAAGTGGAGAAGTTCAAATACAGTAAGAGCACTTTGGACAGCCTCCATGCCAAGTACAACACTAAGACCTGTGCCACTGTGGTGGGTGACAGTGAATGGGGGCATCTCCAGCTCGACGCTACCTCAGTCTATCTTCTCTTCCTGGCTCAGATGACTGCCTCAG GGCTGCACATTGTGTACACTCAGGACGAGGTGGATGTGGTCCAAAATCTGCTGTTTTATATTGAATCTGCATACAAAGTGgct GACTATGGGATGTGGGAGAGAGGAGACAAAACCAATCAGGGGATCCCCGAGCTTAATGCCAGCTCAATCGGGATGGCTAAA GCAGCGCTCGAAGCCCTAGATGACTTGAATCTATTTGGGGCCAAAGGGGGACCTGACTCTGTGGTTCATATCTTAGCAGATGATATACAGCACTGTCAG TCCATTCTGAGCTCCATGTTGCCCAGAGCTTCAACATCTAAAGAGGTGGATGCTGGCCTCCTGTCCATCATTTCATATCCAGCTTTTGCTGTGGAAGACATGGAGTTAGTCAATATCACTAAGGAGGAAATCATCTCCAAGCTCCAG GGAAGATATGGCTGTTGTCGTTTCCTTAGAGATGGCCACAAAACTCCTAAAGAA gacCCTAACAGGCTGTACTATGAATCTGCAGAGctgaaactttttgaaaacattgAATGTGAGTGGCCACTTTTCTGGACCTACCTGATCTTGGACGGCATCTTTAACAACAGTCCAGAGCAG GTTCAGGAGTATCGGGAAGCTCTGGAAGGTATCATGATCAAACAGAAAGATGGAATACGGCTGCTGCCTGAACTCTATAGTGTTCCTCCAGATAAG GTGGATGAAGAGTATGTTAATCCACACACGGTGGAGAGGATCCCAATGGGAAAGTGTCCTCTGAAGTGGGGCCAGTCCCTTTATGTCCTGGGCAATCTTTTAGCAGAG GGTTTTTTGGCTCCTGGAGAGATAGACCCTTTAAACCGCAGGTTCTCTACCATCCCTAAACCAGATGTTGTTGTACAag TGTCCATCCTTGCTGAGAATGAGGATATTAAGGCACTCCTGCAGAAGAATGGGATTGATGTGGAGACAGTGGCAGACATCCACCCCATCAGAGTGCAACCATCTCGAGTTCTCAGCCATATTTATGCTAGATTAG GGCGTAATGAGAGACTGGGGCTAACCGGCAGACCTTACCGTAGGATTGGCGTGTTAGGAACCTCCAAGCTTTACATCGTCCGCAACACCATCTTTAGCTTCACACCTCAG TTCATAGATCATCAGCAGTTCTATCTGGCTCTGGACAACAAGATGATCGTGGAAATGTTGCGGACTGACCTGTCCTACCTCTCCTCTCGCTGGAGGATGACTGGCCGTCCTACCGTCACCTTTCCCATTTCCCAGACCATGCTTA ACCATGAACACACAGACTTGGACCCTGCTGTGCTGGCTACCCTTAAGAAACTACAGGATGGGTACTTTGGAGGGGCAAG GATCCAGACCGGCAAGTTATCTGAGTTCCTGACCACGTCTTGTTGTGCTCATCTGAGCTTCCTCGATAGTGGTAAGACACGCTCCAATAGGGGCtcggatgaagatgatgatgttaAGGACGGCTGCTTTAGAGGTGCTGTGCATGACCTGAGCTTCAGTGATG ATACAGATGATCTAGCACAATACCTAGACCAGCTGTTGACTGCAGCGGTGCCTCAGCGGGGGCTCAGAGTCGAGGCACAGGCAAAAGGACTGATTCGCTTCAAGGCTGCAGCCACTAAGACATGTGAGATGGTGTCTCTCATGAACAAAGCCAAGGAGCTCCAAATCCACA ATGTGAACATGTATCTTCCCAATAAACTTTTCCACTCCCCTCAGCCTGCGTTTAATCTAAAAGATTTCCCAGGACAACACAGAAGTCAT AGTCCCGAGGTGCTTGTGTCCTCTGAGTGTAACCTGCCTCGGGACACTCATGGTGGCATTGACTACAGTGGTCTAGTCCAGGCGCTAAAAGACACTCAGAGCCTTCATGACCAGGCCGACATCCTCTACATCCTTTTTAAAGACAA GGGAATGGACTGGGACACTCAGCTGCATGGGAAAGTCACCACTGTCAAGAGTTTGCTGGTGGAGCTCTATGAGAAGGCGGGAGATCTGCGTTGCTGGGATCTCATCCGTATGATTTCAGGCGTGCTCTGCAAGAAAGTGGAGGAACTGGACTGG GCCTGCTCAGATTTGCTGGCCCATCAAAAGCACTTGACCGTGGGTTTACCACCGGAGCCCAGAGAGAAGACCATTACTGC GCCTTTGCCACCTGACCAATTGGCCTTACTTATTGATCAAGCCAGCGAGAACAACATCACTGTTGCCATCCTCACACAG GAGATCATAGTGTACCTAGCAATGATCATCAGAACACAGCCCAGTTTGTTCAGTGAGATGTTTCGGCTGAGGATTGGTCTCATCATTCAAGTTATGGCTACTGAGCTTGCCCAGTCTCTAAACTGCTCGG GTGAAGAGGCAACTGAGAGTCTGATGAAACTGAGTCCCTCCGAGTTGAAGAATCTTCTCCACAACATTTTGAGTGGCAAAGAATTTGGTGTTGAGAGAAGTG TTCGTTCAGTTGAGCCCGGCGCCAGTCCTGTTATCTCCATCCACGAGGTCGGCAATGTTGGTGCTACCAAGAGTGAGCGTGCAGGCATCAGCAAACTGAAGAGTGACATGAAGATG ctGGAAGAACGTCGACTGTCATGGTCGATCCAAAGTAAG ACATTTTCAGGTCAATCCTTTGACACAGAGCACATGGAGTCAGAG AGGTGCCCGATGCCTTCAATTGATGCACTTGACAGCTCAATCAGTGTTGGTGCGTCCCGGGACAGTCGGCAGGGCCAGTGGCTGCGCAGAAGAAGGCTTGACGGTGCGCTCAACAGAGTTCCTGTAGGCTTCTATCAAAAAGTCTGGAAGATTCTGCAGAAG TGTCATGGCCTTTCAATAGAAGGCTTTGTGCTCCCATCTTCTACTACAAGAGAG aTGACCCCGGGTGAGATAAAGTTTGCGGTACATGTGGAAATGGTGCTGAACCGTGTCCCTCAGCCTGAATATAGGCAGCTGCTGGTCGAAGGGATCCTGGTACTTACAATGCTGGCTGATGTGGACATTCAGAGCGTTGGCAGCATCATCCACATAGAGAAGATAGTTCACATTGCCAATGACATGTTCTACAAGGACCAG AAGGATCTTGGTGCAGAGGACAGTATTTTAGAAAAGGACCTCTCTACGGGAATCTGCCGGCTCCTGTATGACACTGCACCCAGCGGTCGCTTTGGCTCCATGACTTACCTCACTAAAGCTGTGGCTATCTACGTCCAGGACTTCCTGCCTAGTGGCGCCTGTACTGTACAGTGA
- the LOC109094309 gene encoding phosphorylase b kinase regulatory subunit alpha, skeletal muscle isoform-like isoform X3 — protein sequence MRSRSNSGVKLDNYARIVNLTILRHQDPVTGLLPASKEQPDAWVRDNVYSILSVWALSLAYRKNADRDEDKAKAYELEQSVVKLMRGILQCIMRQLDKVEKFKYSKSTLDSLHAKYNTKTCATVVGDSEWGHLQLDATSVYLLFLAQMTASGLHIVYTQDEVDVVQNLLFYIESAYKVADYGMWERGDKTNQGIPELNASSIGMAKAALEALDDLNLFGAKGGPDSVVHILADDIQHCQSILSSMLPRASTSKEVDAGLLSIISYPAFAVEDMELVNITKEEIISKLQGRYGCCRFLRDGHKTPKEDPNRLYYESAELKLFENIECEWPLFWTYLILDGIFNNSPEQVQEYREALEGIMIKQKDGIRLLPELYSVPPDKVDEEYVNPHTVERIPMGKCPLKWGQSLYVLGNLLAEGFLAPGEIDPLNRRFSTIPKPDVVVQVSILAENEDIKALLQKNGIDVETVADIHPIRVQPSRVLSHIYARLGRNERLGLTGRPYRRIGVLGTSKLYIVRNTIFSFTPQFIDHQQFYLALDNKMIVEMLRTDLSYLSSRWRMTGRPTVTFPISQTMLNHEHTDLDPAVLATLKKLQDGYFGGARIQTGKLSEFLTTSCCAHLSFLDSDTDDLAQYLDQLLTAAVPQRGLRVEAQAKGLIRFKAAATKTCEMVSLMNKAKELQIHNVNMYLPNKLFHSPQPAFNLKDFPGQHRSHSPEVLVSSECNLPRDTHGGIDYSGLVQALKDTQSLHDQADILYILFKDKGMDWDTQLHGKVTTVKSLLVELYEKAGDLRCWDLIRMISGVLCKKVEELDWACSDLLAHQKHLTVGLPPEPREKTITAPLPPDQLALLIDQASENNITVAILTQEIIVYLAMIIRTQPSLFSEMFRLRIGLIIQVMATELAQSLNCSGEEATESLMKLSPSELKNLLHNILSGKEFGVERSVRSVEPGASPVISIHEVGNVGATKSERAGISKLKSDMKMLEERRLSWSIQSKTFSGQSFDTEHMESERCPMPSIDALDSSISVGASRDSRQGQWLRRRRLDGALNRVPVGFYQKVWKILQKCHGLSIEGFVLPSSTTREMTPGEIKFAVHVEMVLNRVPQPEYRQLLVEGILVLTMLADVDIQSVGSIIHIEKIVHIANDMFYKDQKDLGAEDSILEKDLSTGICRLLYDTAPSGRFGSMTYLTKAVAIYVQDFLPSGACTVQ from the exons ATGAGGAGTCGCAGCAATTCTGGAGTTAAACTTGACAACTACGCGCGGATCGTTAATCTGACTATTCTGCGTCACCAA GACCCAGTGACAGGTCTGTTACCAGCAAGCAAAGAGCAGCCTGATGCCTGGGTGAGGGACAATGTCTACAGCATCCTGTCTGTCTGGGCTCTCAGTTTGGCTTACAGGAAGAACGCAGACCGTGATGAAGACAAGGCTAAAGCCTATGAGCTTGAGCAG AGTGTGGTGAAGTTAATGAGGGGAATTCTTCAGTGCATCATGCGACAG CTGGACAAAGTGGAGAAGTTCAAATACAGTAAGAGCACTTTGGACAGCCTCCATGCCAAGTACAACACTAAGACCTGTGCCACTGTGGTGGGTGACAGTGAATGGGGGCATCTCCAGCTCGACGCTACCTCAGTCTATCTTCTCTTCCTGGCTCAGATGACTGCCTCAG GGCTGCACATTGTGTACACTCAGGACGAGGTGGATGTGGTCCAAAATCTGCTGTTTTATATTGAATCTGCATACAAAGTGgct GACTATGGGATGTGGGAGAGAGGAGACAAAACCAATCAGGGGATCCCCGAGCTTAATGCCAGCTCAATCGGGATGGCTAAA GCAGCGCTCGAAGCCCTAGATGACTTGAATCTATTTGGGGCCAAAGGGGGACCTGACTCTGTGGTTCATATCTTAGCAGATGATATACAGCACTGTCAG TCCATTCTGAGCTCCATGTTGCCCAGAGCTTCAACATCTAAAGAGGTGGATGCTGGCCTCCTGTCCATCATTTCATATCCAGCTTTTGCTGTGGAAGACATGGAGTTAGTCAATATCACTAAGGAGGAAATCATCTCCAAGCTCCAG GGAAGATATGGCTGTTGTCGTTTCCTTAGAGATGGCCACAAAACTCCTAAAGAA gacCCTAACAGGCTGTACTATGAATCTGCAGAGctgaaactttttgaaaacattgAATGTGAGTGGCCACTTTTCTGGACCTACCTGATCTTGGACGGCATCTTTAACAACAGTCCAGAGCAG GTTCAGGAGTATCGGGAAGCTCTGGAAGGTATCATGATCAAACAGAAAGATGGAATACGGCTGCTGCCTGAACTCTATAGTGTTCCTCCAGATAAG GTGGATGAAGAGTATGTTAATCCACACACGGTGGAGAGGATCCCAATGGGAAAGTGTCCTCTGAAGTGGGGCCAGTCCCTTTATGTCCTGGGCAATCTTTTAGCAGAG GGTTTTTTGGCTCCTGGAGAGATAGACCCTTTAAACCGCAGGTTCTCTACCATCCCTAAACCAGATGTTGTTGTACAag TGTCCATCCTTGCTGAGAATGAGGATATTAAGGCACTCCTGCAGAAGAATGGGATTGATGTGGAGACAGTGGCAGACATCCACCCCATCAGAGTGCAACCATCTCGAGTTCTCAGCCATATTTATGCTAGATTAG GGCGTAATGAGAGACTGGGGCTAACCGGCAGACCTTACCGTAGGATTGGCGTGTTAGGAACCTCCAAGCTTTACATCGTCCGCAACACCATCTTTAGCTTCACACCTCAG TTCATAGATCATCAGCAGTTCTATCTGGCTCTGGACAACAAGATGATCGTGGAAATGTTGCGGACTGACCTGTCCTACCTCTCCTCTCGCTGGAGGATGACTGGCCGTCCTACCGTCACCTTTCCCATTTCCCAGACCATGCTTA ACCATGAACACACAGACTTGGACCCTGCTGTGCTGGCTACCCTTAAGAAACTACAGGATGGGTACTTTGGAGGGGCAAG GATCCAGACCGGCAAGTTATCTGAGTTCCTGACCACGTCTTGTTGTGCTCATCTGAGCTTCCTCGATAGTG ATACAGATGATCTAGCACAATACCTAGACCAGCTGTTGACTGCAGCGGTGCCTCAGCGGGGGCTCAGAGTCGAGGCACAGGCAAAAGGACTGATTCGCTTCAAGGCTGCAGCCACTAAGACATGTGAGATGGTGTCTCTCATGAACAAAGCCAAGGAGCTCCAAATCCACA ATGTGAACATGTATCTTCCCAATAAACTTTTCCACTCCCCTCAGCCTGCGTTTAATCTAAAAGATTTCCCAGGACAACACAGAAGTCAT AGTCCCGAGGTGCTTGTGTCCTCTGAGTGTAACCTGCCTCGGGACACTCATGGTGGCATTGACTACAGTGGTCTAGTCCAGGCGCTAAAAGACACTCAGAGCCTTCATGACCAGGCCGACATCCTCTACATCCTTTTTAAAGACAA GGGAATGGACTGGGACACTCAGCTGCATGGGAAAGTCACCACTGTCAAGAGTTTGCTGGTGGAGCTCTATGAGAAGGCGGGAGATCTGCGTTGCTGGGATCTCATCCGTATGATTTCAGGCGTGCTCTGCAAGAAAGTGGAGGAACTGGACTGG GCCTGCTCAGATTTGCTGGCCCATCAAAAGCACTTGACCGTGGGTTTACCACCGGAGCCCAGAGAGAAGACCATTACTGC GCCTTTGCCACCTGACCAATTGGCCTTACTTATTGATCAAGCCAGCGAGAACAACATCACTGTTGCCATCCTCACACAG GAGATCATAGTGTACCTAGCAATGATCATCAGAACACAGCCCAGTTTGTTCAGTGAGATGTTTCGGCTGAGGATTGGTCTCATCATTCAAGTTATGGCTACTGAGCTTGCCCAGTCTCTAAACTGCTCGG GTGAAGAGGCAACTGAGAGTCTGATGAAACTGAGTCCCTCCGAGTTGAAGAATCTTCTCCACAACATTTTGAGTGGCAAAGAATTTGGTGTTGAGAGAAGTG TTCGTTCAGTTGAGCCCGGCGCCAGTCCTGTTATCTCCATCCACGAGGTCGGCAATGTTGGTGCTACCAAGAGTGAGCGTGCAGGCATCAGCAAACTGAAGAGTGACATGAAGATG ctGGAAGAACGTCGACTGTCATGGTCGATCCAAAGTAAG ACATTTTCAGGTCAATCCTTTGACACAGAGCACATGGAGTCAGAG AGGTGCCCGATGCCTTCAATTGATGCACTTGACAGCTCAATCAGTGTTGGTGCGTCCCGGGACAGTCGGCAGGGCCAGTGGCTGCGCAGAAGAAGGCTTGACGGTGCGCTCAACAGAGTTCCTGTAGGCTTCTATCAAAAAGTCTGGAAGATTCTGCAGAAG TGTCATGGCCTTTCAATAGAAGGCTTTGTGCTCCCATCTTCTACTACAAGAGAG aTGACCCCGGGTGAGATAAAGTTTGCGGTACATGTGGAAATGGTGCTGAACCGTGTCCCTCAGCCTGAATATAGGCAGCTGCTGGTCGAAGGGATCCTGGTACTTACAATGCTGGCTGATGTGGACATTCAGAGCGTTGGCAGCATCATCCACATAGAGAAGATAGTTCACATTGCCAATGACATGTTCTACAAGGACCAG AAGGATCTTGGTGCAGAGGACAGTATTTTAGAAAAGGACCTCTCTACGGGAATCTGCCGGCTCCTGTATGACACTGCACCCAGCGGTCGCTTTGGCTCCATGACTTACCTCACTAAAGCTGTGGCTATCTACGTCCAGGACTTCCTGCCTAGTGGCGCCTGTACTGTACAGTGA
- the LOC109094309 gene encoding phosphorylase b kinase regulatory subunit alpha, skeletal muscle isoform-like isoform X2: MRSRSNSGVKLDNYARIVNLTILRHQDPVTGLLPASKEQPDAWVRDNVYSILSVWALSLAYRKNADRDEDKAKAYELEQSVVKLMRGILQCIMRQLDKVEKFKYSKSTLDSLHAKYNTKTCATVVGDSEWGHLQLDATSVYLLFLAQMTASGLHIVYTQDEVDVVQNLLFYIESAYKVADYGMWERGDKTNQGIPELNASSIGMAKAALEALDDLNLFGAKGGPDSVVHILADDIQHCQSILSSMLPRASTSKEVDAGLLSIISYPAFAVEDMELVNITKEEIISKLQGRYGCCRFLRDGHKTPKEDPNRLYYESAELKLFENIECEWPLFWTYLILDGIFNNSPEQVQEYREALEGIMIKQKDGIRLLPELYSVPPDKVDEEYVNPHTVERIPMGKCPLKWGQSLYVLGNLLAEGFLAPGEIDPLNRRFSTIPKPDVVVQVSILAENEDIKALLQKNGIDVETVADIHPIRVQPSRVLSHIYARLGRNERLGLTGRPYRRIGVLGTSKLYIVRNTIFSFTPQFIDHQQFYLALDNKMIVEMLRTDLSYLSSRWRMTGRPTVTFPISQTMLNHEHTDLDPAVLATLKKLQDGYFGGARIQTGKLSEFLTTSCCAHLSFLDSGKTRSNRGSDEDDDVKDGCFRGAVHDLSFSDDTDDLAQYLDQLLTAAVPQRGLRVEAQAKGLIRFKAAATKTCEMVSLMNKAKELQIHNVNMYLPNKLFHSPQPAFNLKDFPGQHRSHSPEVLVSSECNLPRDTHGGIDYSGLVQALKDTQSLHDQADILYILFKDKGMDWDTQLHGKVTTVKSLLVELYEKAGDLRCWDLIRMISGVLCKKVEELDWACSDLLAHQKHLTVGLPPEPREKTITAPLPPDQLALLIDQASENNITVAILTQEIIVYLAMIIRTQPSLFSEMFRLRIGLIIQVMATELAQSLNCSGEEATESLMKLSPSELKNLLHNILSGKEFGVERSVRSVEPGASPVISIHEVGNVGATKSERAGISKLKSDMKMTFSGQSFDTEHMESERCPMPSIDALDSSISVGASRDSRQGQWLRRRRLDGALNRVPVGFYQKVWKILQKCHGLSIEGFVLPSSTTREMTPGEIKFAVHVEMVLNRVPQPEYRQLLVEGILVLTMLADVDIQSVGSIIHIEKIVHIANDMFYKDQKDLGAEDSILEKDLSTGICRLLYDTAPSGRFGSMTYLTKAVAIYVQDFLPSGACTVQ; this comes from the exons ATGAGGAGTCGCAGCAATTCTGGAGTTAAACTTGACAACTACGCGCGGATCGTTAATCTGACTATTCTGCGTCACCAA GACCCAGTGACAGGTCTGTTACCAGCAAGCAAAGAGCAGCCTGATGCCTGGGTGAGGGACAATGTCTACAGCATCCTGTCTGTCTGGGCTCTCAGTTTGGCTTACAGGAAGAACGCAGACCGTGATGAAGACAAGGCTAAAGCCTATGAGCTTGAGCAG AGTGTGGTGAAGTTAATGAGGGGAATTCTTCAGTGCATCATGCGACAG CTGGACAAAGTGGAGAAGTTCAAATACAGTAAGAGCACTTTGGACAGCCTCCATGCCAAGTACAACACTAAGACCTGTGCCACTGTGGTGGGTGACAGTGAATGGGGGCATCTCCAGCTCGACGCTACCTCAGTCTATCTTCTCTTCCTGGCTCAGATGACTGCCTCAG GGCTGCACATTGTGTACACTCAGGACGAGGTGGATGTGGTCCAAAATCTGCTGTTTTATATTGAATCTGCATACAAAGTGgct GACTATGGGATGTGGGAGAGAGGAGACAAAACCAATCAGGGGATCCCCGAGCTTAATGCCAGCTCAATCGGGATGGCTAAA GCAGCGCTCGAAGCCCTAGATGACTTGAATCTATTTGGGGCCAAAGGGGGACCTGACTCTGTGGTTCATATCTTAGCAGATGATATACAGCACTGTCAG TCCATTCTGAGCTCCATGTTGCCCAGAGCTTCAACATCTAAAGAGGTGGATGCTGGCCTCCTGTCCATCATTTCATATCCAGCTTTTGCTGTGGAAGACATGGAGTTAGTCAATATCACTAAGGAGGAAATCATCTCCAAGCTCCAG GGAAGATATGGCTGTTGTCGTTTCCTTAGAGATGGCCACAAAACTCCTAAAGAA gacCCTAACAGGCTGTACTATGAATCTGCAGAGctgaaactttttgaaaacattgAATGTGAGTGGCCACTTTTCTGGACCTACCTGATCTTGGACGGCATCTTTAACAACAGTCCAGAGCAG GTTCAGGAGTATCGGGAAGCTCTGGAAGGTATCATGATCAAACAGAAAGATGGAATACGGCTGCTGCCTGAACTCTATAGTGTTCCTCCAGATAAG GTGGATGAAGAGTATGTTAATCCACACACGGTGGAGAGGATCCCAATGGGAAAGTGTCCTCTGAAGTGGGGCCAGTCCCTTTATGTCCTGGGCAATCTTTTAGCAGAG GGTTTTTTGGCTCCTGGAGAGATAGACCCTTTAAACCGCAGGTTCTCTACCATCCCTAAACCAGATGTTGTTGTACAag TGTCCATCCTTGCTGAGAATGAGGATATTAAGGCACTCCTGCAGAAGAATGGGATTGATGTGGAGACAGTGGCAGACATCCACCCCATCAGAGTGCAACCATCTCGAGTTCTCAGCCATATTTATGCTAGATTAG GGCGTAATGAGAGACTGGGGCTAACCGGCAGACCTTACCGTAGGATTGGCGTGTTAGGAACCTCCAAGCTTTACATCGTCCGCAACACCATCTTTAGCTTCACACCTCAG TTCATAGATCATCAGCAGTTCTATCTGGCTCTGGACAACAAGATGATCGTGGAAATGTTGCGGACTGACCTGTCCTACCTCTCCTCTCGCTGGAGGATGACTGGCCGTCCTACCGTCACCTTTCCCATTTCCCAGACCATGCTTA ACCATGAACACACAGACTTGGACCCTGCTGTGCTGGCTACCCTTAAGAAACTACAGGATGGGTACTTTGGAGGGGCAAG GATCCAGACCGGCAAGTTATCTGAGTTCCTGACCACGTCTTGTTGTGCTCATCTGAGCTTCCTCGATAGTGGTAAGACACGCTCCAATAGGGGCtcggatgaagatgatgatgttaAGGACGGCTGCTTTAGAGGTGCTGTGCATGACCTGAGCTTCAGTGATG ATACAGATGATCTAGCACAATACCTAGACCAGCTGTTGACTGCAGCGGTGCCTCAGCGGGGGCTCAGAGTCGAGGCACAGGCAAAAGGACTGATTCGCTTCAAGGCTGCAGCCACTAAGACATGTGAGATGGTGTCTCTCATGAACAAAGCCAAGGAGCTCCAAATCCACA ATGTGAACATGTATCTTCCCAATAAACTTTTCCACTCCCCTCAGCCTGCGTTTAATCTAAAAGATTTCCCAGGACAACACAGAAGTCAT AGTCCCGAGGTGCTTGTGTCCTCTGAGTGTAACCTGCCTCGGGACACTCATGGTGGCATTGACTACAGTGGTCTAGTCCAGGCGCTAAAAGACACTCAGAGCCTTCATGACCAGGCCGACATCCTCTACATCCTTTTTAAAGACAA GGGAATGGACTGGGACACTCAGCTGCATGGGAAAGTCACCACTGTCAAGAGTTTGCTGGTGGAGCTCTATGAGAAGGCGGGAGATCTGCGTTGCTGGGATCTCATCCGTATGATTTCAGGCGTGCTCTGCAAGAAAGTGGAGGAACTGGACTGG GCCTGCTCAGATTTGCTGGCCCATCAAAAGCACTTGACCGTGGGTTTACCACCGGAGCCCAGAGAGAAGACCATTACTGC GCCTTTGCCACCTGACCAATTGGCCTTACTTATTGATCAAGCCAGCGAGAACAACATCACTGTTGCCATCCTCACACAG GAGATCATAGTGTACCTAGCAATGATCATCAGAACACAGCCCAGTTTGTTCAGTGAGATGTTTCGGCTGAGGATTGGTCTCATCATTCAAGTTATGGCTACTGAGCTTGCCCAGTCTCTAAACTGCTCGG GTGAAGAGGCAACTGAGAGTCTGATGAAACTGAGTCCCTCCGAGTTGAAGAATCTTCTCCACAACATTTTGAGTGGCAAAGAATTTGGTGTTGAGAGAAGTG TTCGTTCAGTTGAGCCCGGCGCCAGTCCTGTTATCTCCATCCACGAGGTCGGCAATGTTGGTGCTACCAAGAGTGAGCGTGCAGGCATCAGCAAACTGAAGAGTGACATGAAGATG ACATTTTCAGGTCAATCCTTTGACACAGAGCACATGGAGTCAGAG AGGTGCCCGATGCCTTCAATTGATGCACTTGACAGCTCAATCAGTGTTGGTGCGTCCCGGGACAGTCGGCAGGGCCAGTGGCTGCGCAGAAGAAGGCTTGACGGTGCGCTCAACAGAGTTCCTGTAGGCTTCTATCAAAAAGTCTGGAAGATTCTGCAGAAG TGTCATGGCCTTTCAATAGAAGGCTTTGTGCTCCCATCTTCTACTACAAGAGAG aTGACCCCGGGTGAGATAAAGTTTGCGGTACATGTGGAAATGGTGCTGAACCGTGTCCCTCAGCCTGAATATAGGCAGCTGCTGGTCGAAGGGATCCTGGTACTTACAATGCTGGCTGATGTGGACATTCAGAGCGTTGGCAGCATCATCCACATAGAGAAGATAGTTCACATTGCCAATGACATGTTCTACAAGGACCAG AAGGATCTTGGTGCAGAGGACAGTATTTTAGAAAAGGACCTCTCTACGGGAATCTGCCGGCTCCTGTATGACACTGCACCCAGCGGTCGCTTTGGCTCCATGACTTACCTCACTAAAGCTGTGGCTATCTACGTCCAGGACTTCCTGCCTAGTGGCGCCTGTACTGTACAGTGA